Proteins from a genomic interval of Actinoalloteichus hymeniacidonis:
- a CDS encoding methionine ABC transporter ATP-binding protein, producing MITVDKLTKTFPGKNGVVHALDGVTLSVPESTVCGVVGPSGAGKSTLARCIALLEQPDSGSITVEGTDLVSLRGRDLRAARRRIGVVPQGDSLLRQRTAAGNVALPLESAGVSPAARRSRVVELLDLVGLTDKAGNYPDQLSGGQRQRVAVARALAARPSVLLADEPTSALDPETTGSVLTVLDRARAELGVTVLVVTHDMAVVRRICDDVAVLDDGQIVEHGKVLDLLSVPGSRITSALLPEVDQATGAFNPSTRADVVAEVVLVGFAAVGALLPEAANRFGVDLSILGGGLTRLGDTPVARFRIGLTGDRSEAALAWLGEHDATIRRTPQEIGGVAA from the coding sequence ATGATCACTGTCGACAAGCTGACCAAGACCTTCCCCGGCAAGAACGGCGTGGTGCACGCCCTGGACGGGGTCACCCTGTCCGTCCCGGAAAGCACGGTGTGTGGGGTGGTGGGCCCCAGCGGCGCGGGAAAGTCCACGCTGGCCAGGTGCATCGCGCTGCTGGAACAGCCCGATAGCGGTTCGATCACCGTCGAGGGCACCGACCTGGTCTCGCTGCGCGGTCGTGATCTGCGGGCCGCCCGCCGCCGCATCGGCGTCGTTCCGCAGGGCGATTCGCTGCTGCGCCAGCGCACCGCCGCGGGCAACGTCGCGCTTCCGCTGGAGAGCGCCGGGGTGAGCCCGGCGGCGCGTCGTTCCCGGGTCGTCGAGTTGCTGGACCTGGTCGGCTTGACCGACAAGGCAGGCAACTACCCCGATCAGCTTTCCGGTGGTCAGCGGCAGCGTGTCGCCGTGGCCAGGGCCTTGGCGGCGCGGCCGTCCGTGCTGCTGGCCGACGAACCGACCTCGGCGCTGGACCCGGAGACCACCGGTTCGGTGCTCACCGTGCTCGACCGGGCGCGGGCCGAACTCGGTGTGACCGTCCTCGTCGTCACGCACGACATGGCAGTGGTCCGGCGGATCTGCGACGACGTCGCGGTGCTGGACGACGGACAGATCGTGGAACACGGAAAGGTGCTCGACTTGCTCAGCGTGCCAGGTAGCCGGATCACCTCCGCCCTGCTTCCCGAGGTCGACCAGGCGACGGGGGCCTTCAATCCCTCGACGCGGGCCGACGTCGTCGCCGAGGTGGTGCTGGTCGGATTCGCCGCCGTCGGCGCGCTGCTGCCGGAGGCCGCCAACCGGTTCGGCGTCGACCTGTCGATCCTCGGCGGCGGTCTCACCAGGCTTGGCGACACCCCGGTCGCTCGATTCCGCATCGGCTTGACCGGTGACCGATCCGAGGCTGCGCTGGCCTGGCTCGGCGAGCACGACGCGACGATCCGTCGCACCCCGCAGGAGATAGGAGGAGTGGCCGCGTGA
- a CDS encoding NAD(P)/FAD-dependent oxidoreductase — protein sequence MRHRIVVLGAGYAGAFAAGYLARHLHPDDFDITAVNAESHFVERMRLHQLAAGQDAPRHELAKVFAGTSLRLRVARVTAVDVEHRIVTVEDRAGTERLEYDTLLYSLGSTTADHGVPGVAEHAFHIAERQPTLRLRRRLGELAENGRVLVVGGNLTAIEAATEIVEAHPELQVTLATSGELGGWLSPKARRHLFRAFDRFGITVHEHTTIGRVEATGAVASDGTTLASDATVWAAGFSVHPIAAASGLDVEHDGRITVDRLMRSVSHPEVYAAGDSVHAVGDNGSPLPMSCASAGFTARQATAAIVGDLTGRKISKIPMAYLGNCLSLGQRDAIFQAVDGEAHSRSWSLRGRPAARLKAGVLKNVVWSTCHPTYGLPSRKLRLTTADRSVGRDRHAESL from the coding sequence ATGCGCCATCGCATCGTTGTCCTGGGGGCCGGATACGCCGGGGCCTTCGCCGCCGGATACCTCGCCCGTCACCTTCACCCCGACGACTTCGACATCACCGCCGTCAACGCCGAATCCCACTTCGTCGAGCGGATGCGCCTGCACCAGCTCGCCGCAGGCCAGGATGCGCCCCGCCATGAATTGGCGAAGGTGTTCGCAGGCACGAGCCTCCGGCTGCGAGTGGCGCGTGTCACCGCCGTCGATGTCGAGCACCGAATCGTCACCGTCGAAGACCGTGCTGGCACCGAACGACTCGAGTACGACACCCTCCTCTACTCGCTCGGCAGCACCACCGCCGACCACGGCGTCCCCGGCGTGGCCGAACACGCCTTCCATATCGCCGAACGGCAGCCGACACTGCGATTGCGTCGCAGGCTGGGCGAGCTGGCCGAGAATGGAAGGGTGCTGGTGGTGGGCGGCAATCTGACCGCGATCGAGGCCGCTACCGAGATCGTCGAGGCTCACCCCGAACTACAGGTCACCCTCGCAACCAGCGGCGAGCTGGGCGGCTGGCTGAGCCCGAAGGCTCGCCGTCATCTGTTTCGTGCCTTCGACCGATTCGGCATCACAGTGCACGAGCACACCACCATCGGCCGGGTCGAGGCCACGGGGGCCGTCGCCTCCGATGGCACGACCCTCGCTTCCGACGCGACCGTGTGGGCGGCGGGTTTCTCCGTCCATCCCATCGCCGCCGCGAGCGGTCTTGATGTCGAACACGATGGCAGGATCACCGTCGACCGTCTGATGCGCTCGGTCTCGCACCCCGAGGTCTACGCCGCCGGTGACAGCGTCCATGCCGTCGGCGATAACGGCAGTCCGCTGCCGATGTCGTGCGCTTCGGCGGGATTCACCGCCAGGCAGGCAACGGCCGCGATCGTCGGGGACCTGACCGGTCGGAAGATCTCGAAGATCCCGATGGCATACCTCGGAAACTGCCTCAGCCTCGGACAACGGGATGCGATCTTCCAGGCGGTCGATGGCGAGGCGCACTCGAGGTCCTGGTCTCTCCGGGGCCGGCCTGCCGCGCGTCTCAAGGCTGGAGTGCTCAAGAACGTCGTGTGGAGCACCTGCCATCCGACCTACGGGCTGCCGAGCCGCAAACTCCGGCTGACCACCGCGGATCGTTCGGTCGGCCGCGATAGGCACGCAGAGTCGCTCTGA
- a CDS encoding sigma-70 family RNA polymerase sigma factor, producing MDTAHLGYFEVNRDRLASIAYRLLGSAADAEDAVQDAFLRWQCADRSHIEVPEAWLTKVVTNLSLDRLRSAQLRHERAVGDWLPEPLLDGDPMLGPADTVEQRESVTLAVLVLLESLTPIERAVYVLREAFSHSHAEIATILDITESASQQHTHRARRHVATKRTLGAVDGAAARRIVEAFVNAAASGDTERLVALLTDDATAIADGANWTTKFTRYSVPDRIAAAIRANFKPTPARRKLLGGAPAIHAAVVNGSPALVVTLEDRVRGLAVLEMRDGKVSAVRSMGTTARFGRLIKEWRRREHDAPLMEW from the coding sequence ATGGACACTGCTCACCTGGGGTATTTCGAGGTCAACCGGGATCGGTTGGCCTCGATTGCCTACCGACTGCTCGGCTCGGCCGCCGATGCCGAGGACGCCGTGCAAGACGCATTCCTGCGCTGGCAGTGCGCAGACCGATCACACATCGAGGTACCCGAGGCGTGGCTGACCAAGGTAGTCACCAATCTGTCTCTCGACCGCCTCCGGTCGGCGCAGCTGCGGCACGAGCGCGCGGTCGGCGACTGGCTGCCCGAACCACTCCTGGACGGTGACCCGATGCTGGGCCCGGCCGACACCGTCGAACAGCGGGAGTCGGTGACGCTGGCGGTGCTGGTGCTCTTGGAGAGCCTGACGCCGATCGAGCGGGCGGTCTATGTTCTCCGCGAGGCCTTCTCCCATAGCCATGCCGAGATCGCCACGATCCTCGACATCACCGAGTCCGCGAGCCAACAGCACACCCACCGGGCTCGACGTCATGTCGCCACCAAGCGGACCCTCGGTGCAGTCGACGGTGCCGCCGCGCGCCGCATCGTCGAGGCCTTCGTCAACGCCGCCGCCTCGGGCGACACCGAACGCCTGGTGGCGTTGTTGACCGACGACGCGACCGCGATCGCCGACGGGGCCAACTGGACCACGAAATTCACCCGTTACTCGGTTCCCGATCGAATCGCCGCAGCCATACGCGCCAACTTCAAGCCGACTCCGGCGAGGCGAAAGCTGCTGGGCGGCGCCCCGGCCATCCACGCCGCCGTGGTCAACGGCTCCCCCGCACTGGTCGTGACACTCGAAGATCGGGTGCGCGGGCTCGCCGTTCTGGAGATGCGCGACGGCAAGGTCTCGGCCGTGCGCAGCATGGGAACCACCGCCCGTTTCGGTCGGCTCATCAAGGAATGGCGCCGACGCGAACACGACGCGCCCCTCATGGAATGGTGA
- a CDS encoding helix-turn-helix domain-containing protein, producing MATPKSLALANELRRHREAAGASARQLSLQAGLSHSTVARWESNVRAPSPTDLAAVLALLGVDATTRDELIAMATDVDGRQWVATGLPEQARALRALLEAERDACRVVTVAPLLVPGMLQTSDYARAIFTAGDVPDEEIETRVRTRVGRRENFTGRRATELVAILGEAALRRPIGGPETQIDQLYALIDLADLPAVDLRVIALSCPWSPDLEGAFDLFDFPDDRDSVVCVEHRRSSLFLHERRDVDAYRAAVANVMNVAMSPVDSTGLIGDIIKEMEKP from the coding sequence ATGGCCACGCCGAAGTCCCTGGCACTCGCGAATGAGTTGCGTCGTCACCGAGAAGCTGCGGGCGCCAGTGCGCGACAACTGTCGCTCCAAGCTGGGCTATCGCACTCGACGGTCGCGCGATGGGAATCCAACGTTCGAGCGCCCAGCCCGACTGACCTCGCTGCGGTTCTAGCTCTACTCGGCGTGGATGCAACAACCCGCGACGAGTTGATCGCCATGGCGACAGACGTCGATGGCCGCCAGTGGGTCGCAACGGGGTTGCCCGAGCAAGCACGTGCGCTACGCGCGCTGCTCGAAGCGGAACGCGACGCGTGCCGGGTCGTCACCGTCGCGCCGTTGCTAGTCCCCGGAATGTTGCAGACTTCCGACTACGCGAGGGCTATCTTCACCGCGGGCGATGTGCCCGACGAAGAGATTGAGACTCGTGTCCGAACGAGGGTTGGACGGCGCGAAAACTTCACCGGTCGACGCGCCACCGAACTGGTAGCCATCCTCGGCGAGGCCGCGCTGCGGCGACCAATCGGTGGCCCGGAGACACAGATTGATCAGCTCTACGCCCTTATAGACCTCGCGGATCTACCCGCCGTCGATCTTCGTGTCATCGCGCTCTCCTGTCCGTGGAGCCCGGACTTGGAAGGCGCGTTCGATCTGTTCGACTTCCCGGATGACCGGGACTCGGTCGTCTGCGTTGAGCACCGACGGAGTTCGCTGTTCCTGCATGAACGTCGTGATGTTGACGCATACCGAGCCGCAGTCGCTAACGTCATGAATGTGGCGATGAGCCCGGTGGACTCGACCGGTCTCATCGGCGACATCATCAAGGAGATGGAGAAACCATGA
- a CDS encoding DUF397 domain-containing protein — protein sequence MTTQPHNLPIWRKSSRSENGGNCVEIGHAPGLVGIRDTKNRAGGTLHVDPATFGAFVLSIKANRLG from the coding sequence ATGACGACGCAACCGCACAACCTCCCCATCTGGCGGAAGTCGAGCCGGTCCGAGAACGGCGGCAACTGCGTCGAGATCGGCCACGCGCCCGGCCTCGTCGGCATCCGCGACACCAAGAACAGAGCTGGCGGCACCCTCCACGTCGATCCAGCGACCTTCGGCGCGTTCGTGCTCTCGATCAAGGCCAACCGGCTCGGCTGA